In Puntigrus tetrazona isolate hp1 chromosome 7, ASM1883169v1, whole genome shotgun sequence, the following are encoded in one genomic region:
- the tox3 gene encoding TOX high mobility group box family member 3, with protein MDVFYPSAGGNSIPGDPQNLDFSHCLGYYNYNKFGNNNNYMNMADANGALLAGDTFHTPSLGDEEFEIPPITPPPETEPGMGLQEVDSPFPGLPDHPNSQRGSFTPQFPPQSLELPSITISRNMMEQEGQINNGHPGAVGQSHLRQYPPNPTMVMRSIISMHNPNGMMSQNQLTTINQSQINTQLGLNMAGSNIAHTSPSPPASKSATPSPSSSINEDDQEEGNRVIGEKRPAPDAGKKPKTPKKKKKKDPNEPQKPVSAYALFFRDTQAAIKGQNPNATFGEVSKIVASMWDGLGEEQKQVYKSKTEAAKKEYLKALAAYRASLVSKAAAESAEAQTIRSVQQTLASTSLSPALVLPSPLSQHPSMSAAAQALQQALPRAIAPKPLQMRVGNSQIVTSVTVAHQNMTAGGVQSQLLGQMGAGGPQSGVSSQLSPPMQPRHASMQQQMQQQQMQQHLQHHQMQQQQMHHQQIQQQMQQQHFQHHLQQQLQQHHMQQQQQQHQQQMQQQQQMQMQHMQHMQQMQQHQMQQHLPQSQCSPVQHSPGTPHSASLGSPPPPPASQPHPSQVQAHAQVLSQVSIY; from the exons ACGTTTCATACTCCAAGTCTGGGTGACGAGGAGTTCGAAATACCCCCCATCACCCCTCCTCCTGAGACCGAGCCTGGTATGGGCCTCCAGGAGGTGGACTCACCTTTCCCCGGGCTACCTGACCACCCCAACTCTCAGCGGGGGTCATTCACCCCTCAGTTCCCACCCCAGAGCCTGGAGCTGCCCTCAATCACTATCTCCAGAAATATGATGGAGCAGGAAGGACAAATCAACAATGGACATCCAGGG GCTGTCGGTCAGTCCCACCTCCGTCAGTACCCTCCAAACCCCACCATGGTGATGCGCTCCATCATTAGCATGCATAACCCCAATGGCATGATGTCACAAAACCAGCTTACCACCATCAACCAGTCCCAGATCAACACACAGCTGGGGCTGAATATGGCCGGATCAAACATTGCTCACACATCCCCATCTCCACCTGCCAGTAAATCTGCCACACCCTCTCCCTCCAGCTCTATTAATGAAGACGATCAAGAGGAAGGAAACAGG GTGATTGGGGAAAAGCGTCCTGCCCCTGACGCAGGTAAGAAGCCTAAGACGcccaagaagaagaagaagaaggatcCCAATGAGCCCCAGAAGCCAGTGTCTGCATACGCCCTGTTCTTCAGAGACACCCAGGCAGCCATTAAAGGCCAGAACCCTAACGCCACGTTCGGAGAGGTGTCCAAAATAGTAGCTTCTATGTGGGACGGATTGGGTGAAGAGCAAAAGCAG gtttacaaaagcaaaacagaagCAGCAAAGAAAGAGTACCTGAAAGCTCTCGCAGCGTACCGCGCCAGCCTTGTGTCAAAG GCTGCCGCAGAGTCAGCGGAGGCCCAGACGATCCGCTCGGTGCAGCAGACCCTGGCCTCCACCAGCTTGTCGCCCGCGCTCGTGCTGCCTTCCCCTCTATCCCAGCACCCCTCGATGTCCGCCGCGGCGCAGGCGCTCCAGCAGGCCCTGCCTCGAGCCATCGCCCCAAAACCTCTGCAAATGCGCGTCGGCAACAGCCAGATTGTCACCTCGGTCACGGTAGCTCATCAGAACATGACGGCCGGCGGCGTTCAGTCGCAGCTGCTGGGGCAGATGGGAGCGGGCGGTCCGCAGTCGGGCGTGTCGTCGCAACTGAGTCCGCCGATGCAGCCCCGGCACGCTTCCATGCAGCAGcagatgcagcagcagcagatgcAGCAGCACTTGCAGCACCATCAAatgcagcagcagcaaatgCACCACCAGCAGATTCAGCAGCAAATGCAGCAGCAGCATTTCCAGCATCACCTGCAGCAGCAGCTTCAGCAGCACCacatgcagcagcagcagcagcagcaccaaCAAcagatgcagcagcagcagcaaatgcaaatgcagcACATGCAGCACATGCAGCAGATGCAGCAGCATCAAATGCAGCAGCATCTCCCGCAGTCGCAGTGTTCGCCCGTGCAGCACTCGCCCGGCACGCCGCACTCGGCCTCTCTGGGCAGCCCGCCGCCCCCTCCCGCGTCCCAGCCTCACCCCTCGCAGGTACAGGCTCACGCGCAGGTCCTGTCGCAAGTCAGCATCTACTGA